One Thermomonas paludicola genomic window, TCGTGATGCGCGTCCGCCAGCTCGGCCAACGTGCCCGGGCTGGCTTCGTAGATCGCGTCGGCTTCGCGCACGTCGCCGCAGCCAAGATCACCCAGCGCAGCCAGCGTCTGTTGCGTGCGCGCCGCCGGCGAGCACAGCACGCGATCGGGCTTCAGGCCGTGTTCGCGCAGCCAGTCGCCGGCCGCACGCGCCTCGTCCAGCCCGGTGGGGGAAAGTGCACGCGCAAGGTCGTCCTGCCCGGCGGCAGGCGGTTCGGCATGGGCGTGGCGGAGCAGGATCAGTTCGCGCATTGGACTTCCTTTGTCAGCAGGGCGTGGATTTCAGTGCATGCAGGCAGGGTACACGCGACGCCATGGCACTGCATGCCATGGTCACCCCGGAAAGCGTCTGGCAACGTGCTGGAGCAAACGCGCGCTGGCGGTCTGGATGTCGGTCGCCAGTGGCAGGACCGCCGACCAGTCGCCGCTGCGCCCCGCCGCCTCCAGTGCGGCGGCGGCGGTGGCCAGCTGCTCGGCGCCGACGATCTTCGCGGCACCCTTCATCTTGTGCGCCTGGCGCGTGAGTTCGGGCAGGTTGCCGGCCTCGCGCAGATGCTCCAGCTCGGCCAGATCGCTGCGGGTGGACCCCAGGAAATCCTCCAGCAGCAGCCGGGTCTGCTCGGGATCGTTGCCGGTCAGCGGGCCCAGAATGTTCTCATCCAGGATGGCACCATCCACACCTCCGCCCAGCTCCGGTGCTGTTTCACTTGCCGTGGATTGCGCATTGTTGGCCACCTGCAACAGCGCGCCATCCTCCACCGACATGCCGCCGTCGCCGGCGGTATGCGGCAGCCAGCGCTGCAGGCTGGCGCCGAGGCTGGCGATGCTGACCGGCTTGGTCAGGTAATCGTCCATGCCGGCCGCCAGGCAGCGCTCCGCCTCACCCTTCAGCGCCGAAGCGGTCAGCGCGACAATGGGCGTGCGCGGCAATCCGGCACGACCTTCTTCCTCGCGGATCGCGCGCGCCAACTGGTAGCCATCCAGCCGCGGCATGTGCACGTCGGACAGCAGCAGTGCGTAGCGCCCGCTGCGCCAGCGCTGCAGCCCTTCCATGCCATCTTCCGCAGTCTCCGAGGCATAGCCGGCCAATGCCAACTGCCGCTGGATCACCTGCCTGTTGGTGGCGTGATCGTCCACCAGCAGCACCAGGCTGCGCTCACGCTCGGCGTCGGCCACCGACGGCAGCCGGCGCGGCACGAAGCCGGGCATCTGCTTGCCGGGCGACAGCCTGTCCGGCAGCGCATTTTCCGGCGCGCGCTGCAGCGTCACCTGCAAGCGCATGCTGGTGCCCTTGCCCGGGGTGGAATCCATTTCGATGCTGCCGCCCATCAATTCGGCGATGCGCCGACTGATGGCCAGCCCCAGCCCGGTGCCGCCGAAACGGCGGGTGGTGTCCGCCTCCGCTTGTGCGAATGGCTGGAACAGGCGCGCCTGCGCCCGCGCGCTGATGCCGATGCCGGTATCGGTGACGCGCAGCACCAGCGCATCGCTGCCCAGCGCGCCGTCGCCGGGGTCGTGCCGCACGACGTCCACCGCCGCGACCACGCCGCCGCGCTCGGTGAACTTGATCGCGTTCGACAGGAAATTGCCGATCACCTGGCGCAACCGCACCGGGTCTGCAACGTGCGCGGGCGCCAGCTGCGGATCGATCTCGCAGGTCAGCGCCAGCCCTTTGCTGGAGGCCGAGCCCGCGTAGTTGGCCACCACGCTGCGCAGCAGGTCCGCAAGCGCGGTCGGCATCGGCTCAAGTTCCATCTTGCCGGCCTCGATCTTGGAGAAGTCGAGGATGTCGCCGATGATCCGCAGCAGCGTTTCCGCCGATGCCTGGATGATGTTCAGCGAGCGTCGCTGCTCGCCGTCCAGCCGGGTGTGCCCCAGCACTTCGATCATCCCGGTGACGCCGATCATCGGGGTGCGGATCTCGTGGCTCATCGCCGCGAGGAAGGCGCTCTTGGCATGGTTGGCTTCGCGCGCGCGCGCTTCGCTGTCGCGCAGCGCGCGCTCCAGGCGCTTCAGGTGGGTCAGGTCGGTGGCCACCGCCAGCAAGCCGACGGCGCCCCCGGCGGCGTCGCGCATCGCCGACAGCGCCAGCAACACCGGCAGGGTGCGCCCACGCTTGTGGCGCAGGGCGAACTCGCGCGGCGGCTCGCGGTGGCGGGCCAGCTCGCGCAGCGCCGTCCAGTCGGGCAGCACGGTGTGCCCGTAGGCTTCGCTGAGTCCACGCGCCAGCGCGCCAAGCGCCTCGGGGTCGAGGATCGTGTCCAGCGTTTCCCGCCCCAGCAACGAGCCCGCCGGCCAGCCCAGCAGCTTTTCCGCAAACGGGTTGACCTGCGAGAACACGCCCTCGTCATCCACCGCGAAGATCGCCGTCTGCGCCGCTTCCAGCAGCAGCCGCTGGAACTGCTCGCGACGCTCCAGCGCAACCCGCACGCGCTCGTTGCGCGACAGCTGATCGTTCAACTGGCCTTCGATCCGGCGCACGTGCTCGCGCATGCCCAGAAAGCTGTCCATCACCTCGCCCAACTCGCCGCGCGGGAGATAACTCGGCTGTGCGGTGTAATCGTGCTGGGCCATGCCGCGCGCCAACCGGGTCAGGCTTTCCACGCCGCGATAGCCGTTGCGCAGGATGCGCCGCCCGAAGATCACCACCAGCACCAGGCAGAGCAGCGAGAGGCCAACCCGCAGCCTGCCAATCCACACGTTGCGCAGCTGTTCGGCATGCACCAGCGCTGCCGCGCGAACCTGGCCCCGCGCACCGATTCGCTCCAGCCGCTGCACCAGCGGGTCCACCGATGGATACAGGTCGCGGTCGGCGAACCGGCCCAGCGCCAGGATGTCGCGTTGCTGCAGGATTTGCCTGAGATTGGCCATCGCTGCGTCGGCGCGCGGGCGAACCAGAAGTGCCTGCTGCAACAAGGCACGGCTCTCGTCGTCCAGCGGCATCGCCTGCAGCGCCGCCCATTCCTTCGCCGAATTCGCCTGTGCCCGGGCGATCACGCGCTCCGCCTGGCTCCAGGAGATCAGGTAATTGCGGGTGCGGAACGTGGTGTCCACCACGTCTTGTTCGTAGGCATTGGACAACTGGCGAATGTTGCGCATGCCGGCCAGCACGTCGTCCTGCATCGCCGCCATCGTGCGCTGCGCGTAATACTGACCGACCTGGTCGATCGCCAGCACCAGAAAACCGGTCAGCAGGAAGGCGCCAAACAGGCCCAGCAGCTGGTGGCGGATGCCGAGCCGGGCAGGATCCAGGCGCATGGGTCGCTCAGTGCACCGGGCGCCGCCAGCGCGCGACCGCTGCCGGCAGTTCGCTGCCTGGCACCGGACGCCCGATCAACCATCCCTGGGCAATGGTGCAGCCCAGCTCGGCCAGCAGCTGCCAGTCTTCGATGGTCTCCACGCCCTCCGCCACGGTGTTCAAATGCAGCTTGCGGGCCAGATCCAGACTGGCTTCCACCATCGCGCGCTTGCGCGGCTGCGAGTGCGCGGAAAACACGAATTCCTTGTCGATCTTCAATTCGGTGAACGGCACCTGGGCAAGCTGCGCCAGCGAGGAATAGCCGGTACCGAAATCATCAATCGACAGGCCAAAGCCCTTCAAGCGCAGCCGCGCCAGTACGCCCAGCCCGCGCGCGGCATCCGTCATCAGCGAACTTTCGGTGATCTCCAGCACCACGTCCTCCGGCAGCAATCCGTGGTTTTCCACGATGGACTGGTAGCGATCCGCCGCCGCCGGATCCGCCAGCGCCAGCGGCGACACGTTGACCGACAGCTTCAGGCGCATGCCCTCGCGCTGCCAGTGCTGCAGCCACTGGCAACCCTGATCCAGCATGCATTCGGTCAATTCAGCGGCCAGCCCCTCGCGCTCCAGCACCGGCACGAACAACATCGGCCGCACCACGCTGCCATCGCTGCGCTCCCAGCGGGCCAGGGCTTCGACGGCCACCACCTTGCCATTGGCGAACTCCACCTGCGGCTGGAACCACGGCACCACTTCCCGCTTGCGCAGGCCGTTCGCCAGTTCCTCGGTACTGAAATCGGCCTCGCTGGATTCCGGCACCTCGCCCACGCTCTCGCCATAGCGCGACAGCACCGCTTCCAGCTTGTCGCGGGTCAGCGGCTTCTCCACGCTGCCCAGCACGCGCAGGCCATAGGCGCGCGCCATCGTTTGCACCGTGTTGAGCAGCGCCGGATCCAGCGCGCTGACCACCACCACCGCGCGGGCCAAATGCTCCTGCGCGATCAGGCCGATGCATTCGATGCCATCCATGCCCGGCATGTCCAAGTCCACCAGCACCACGTCCGGCGGCGCGCCCTGCTGGCGCAGCAGCGCCAGCGCAAGCAGCCCATCGGCGCCTTCCAGCACATGCTCAACGCCCAGCTCGGCGAGCAGGCGCACTGCGATACGGCGCTGGAAGCCGTGATCTTCGACCACCACGATCTGCAGTTCTGACAAGCTCATGCCATCTCCCCGGATGCATGCGGCATCCAGTTAGCCTACCCCAGCGCAGGCCATGCGTGGGGATGCCGGCCGTGCAACAGGTCACGAAAGCGAAGCCGGGCTTCCCAGCCGCGGTCGCAGCTCCCGGTGGCCCCGTGATCGGTCAGCGCGGCAGCAGCGTCAACCGATCCAGCACCCACATCGCCGGCCGGGTGTCGCCGGTGAACCACAGGCAGAGGTCGGCATCGGCAGGCGCGTCGTGCAGCGGTGCGCGCAGGGTCACGAAGCCATCGGGATCAGGTTGCGCCGGCATCGGCAGGCTGGCCAGCCGCGGGCCGTCGCAGCCTGCGTGCAGTTCCAGTTCGCCGTGCGCGGTGCTGGCCGGCTTGAACGTGCGGTGCGGCTCATCGTGGGCGAGCTGGAAGAAATACGGGATGCGCCCGGCGCGCACCTCGACCGCGCCGATGGCGGCCAGCGGCGCCCGCTTCCACAGCCAGCAGGGATTGAAGATGTCCACGTTGAAGATCGCACGGTCACCGAGGCGCGGGCCGTCGTCCTCCAGCCGCAGCATCAGCTGGCCGGTGCACATCGCCAGCTCCTCGTCGCTGCGGGTGAGCAGGCTGGCCGACGTCATCTCGCGGACGACCGGCGGTGCCAGCGGCCTGCCGTTGAAATACGCCTGTGCCTGCAGCGTCACCGGCAACGCCAGCCGCAGCGGCCTGGCATAGATCGGCGAACCGGCGTTGGGTGGGTTGCCATCGGTGGTGTAACGCACCTCGTAGCCCAATGGCTGGCTGATCGCCTCTTCCACCGTGCCCGCGCGCGGCGATGCCAGCGGTGCCAGCTGCGGCTGGAACGGGGTGCGTGCGTAGGCGATCCCCGCCTGCGACCAGCGCGGCAACATCGCCGGCAGGCGGGTGAGGAAGTCCCGGTAATCGCGCCTGCCCGGCGGCGACCATGCCACTTCCGCCAGCGCGGCGATGCGCGGAAACAGCGCATGCTGCACGCGCGCGGCGTTGCGCATGTGCTCGGTCCACAGGTTTGCCTGCACGCCAAGGATGTGCGTCGCCTGCCGTGCATCCAGCGCCTTCGGCACCGGCTCGAACGCATACACCTGTTCCAGCGAAATGGTGGCCGGGCGCCCCGGCGGCTCGTCGCCCGAGGTGGTCTGCAAATAGTCCAGGTAGAGATCGCCAGACGGGCTCATCACCACGTCATGGCCCTTCTTCGCGGCGTCGATGCCGCCCTCGATGCCGCGCCACGACATCACCGTGGCCGACGGCGGCAGTTCGCCCATCAGGATTTCATCCCAACCCAGCAGGCGCTTGCCGCGTGCGGCCAGCGCGCGCTCCAGGCGCGCCACCATCCACGCCTGCAAGCCTTCCTCACCGTCCACGCCCAGTTCGCGGATGCGCGCCTGCATCTTCCTTGATGCCTTCCACTGGTCTTTCACCGCTTCGTCGCCGCCGATGTGGACGAACGTGCCCGGGAACAGCCGCGCCACCTGCGCCAGCACGTCCTCGAGGAAGCGCATGGTCGCTTCGTCGGCGTTGAACAGGTTGACGTTGACGCCCCATTCGTTCGACACCGCGAGCGGCTGCCCGGACACGCCCAATTGCGGGTAGGCCGCGATCGCGGCAGTGGCGTGGCCGGGGATGTCCACCTCCGGCACGACGTCGATGTGGCGCGCGGCGGCATAGGCCACCACCTCGCGGATCTGCGCCTCGGTGTAGAAGCCGCAGTACGGCGCCGGCTTGCCGGTGGCCGCATCGATGCCGCCGTCGCCCGCGGGCAGGCGGCAGCTGCCCACCGTGGTCAGCTTCGGCCAGCCCGGCACCGGGAAGCGCCAGCCCTGGTCGTCGGTCAGGTGCCAATGGAAGACGTCCAGCTTGAGCTGCGCCATCGCGTCGAGCAGGCGCTTGATCTCGTCCACCGACTGGACGTGCCGCGCCGAGTCCAGCATCACCCCGCGCCAGGCAAACCGTGGCGCATCGTCGATATGCAAGGCGGGCAGGCGCACGCTGCGCGCCGTCATCCCGCCCGACGTGAGCAGCTGCGCCAGCGTCACCGCGCCGTAGTACAGGCCCTTGGCATCGCCGGCGTACACCCGCACGCCGCGTTCGTCGATGTCGATGCTGTAGGCGTCCGGCGACGCCCACGCACGCGAAGCATCAAGCGCGAACACGATGTTGCCCGTGCGGCTGCCCTCCTTGGCCAGATCCAGCGGCAGCGCCAATCCACCACCCAGCATGGCCTTGAACTGCCGTCCGACGGCGCGCACGGCGGCGCCATCGCCCGCGCGCAAAGGCGTGTGCGCGTTGACCACGAAACTGCCGCCGGTCAGCCGCATCTGCGCCGGTTGCGGCAACAGGCGCGGTTGCACGACCGCATCCGCGGCAGCCGCGGCCTGGAGGCCGGCACTGCCAACGGGGCCGCGACAGGCCGCCGTCAACAGGCACAGCGCAACGGCGGCAACGGGCAGGCAGATCGCGCGACGTGTCTTCATGTGGATTCCCTTGTGCGCTGGAGGCTTGCATCCTCCATCAAAAAAGCGGGGCCCGGAACGGGCCCCGAGGGGAGGGTTACGCCATTGGAACGTCGTGCTCAGAACTTCAGGTGCGCGTTGAGGTAGTACTGCCGGCCATTGCTGTAGAACGCGGTGGGAATCGCTGCATTCTGGTAGTACTTGTAGGTCGGGTTGTTGAGATTGAGCGCATCCAGGCTGAAGCTCAGCCAGTCGGTTGCCTTGTAGCTGAGCGATGCCGAGACCGTGCCGAAATCGTCCTGATAGTAGGGATTGGCGCCGGACAGCCCGATCAGGAAGGCCGAGCGATAGGTGTAGCTCACGCGTGCACCGAAGGTGTCGTTCTCGAAATAGGCACCCACGTTGTAGGTGTTCTTCGAGGTGCCCAGCAGGTGATGGCTGCCATCGGCCCAGGTATGCGCGGCACTGCCATCGGCATAGGTGTAGTTGGCGTTGATGCCGAAGTTGTCGCCGATCGGCTGCTCGTAGGAAAGCTCCAGCCCGGTCACCTTGCCATTGGCGTTGACCGGTACCGCCACGTTATAGGCCTCGAGCTGGTGGGTCAGCTCGCTGAACAGCATCTGCGTCTCGGTGCCGAAGGCCACGAAATCCTTCAGATTCATCGAGTACGCCGCCACCGACACCAGGCCGCGTGGCATGAAGTACCACTCCAGGCTGGCGTCGAAGTTGGTGGACAACACCGGCTTCAGATGCGGGTTGCCGCCGCCGCCAGTCTTGTTCAGGTCCGAGCCCCAGCTGGATGCGCCCAGCGCGGAATAGTCGGGCAGGGTCTGGGTTTGCGACGCGGCAAAGCGGAACAACAGGTCATCGGTGAGCTTGAACTTCAGGTTGGCGCTTGGCAGTACGCGACTGACCTTGTTGTTCGTGTACATCCGCTTCCACATGCCGAACAGGCTTTGCACGTCTGCATTGGCGGCATTGCTGACCGACTGGTACGTGTTCACGTCCTGATCGATGTTGACGTAGCGCAGGCCGACGTTGCCGCTCCACCTGTCGCCTTCGAAATTGGCCTGCACGTAGGCGGCAAAGTTCTTCTCGCCGACCTTCCATTCACCTCCGAAATTGTGGCGCCCGGTGGGGCCGTCGTTGTTCGATAGCCACGTGGAATTGGCCAGGATCGCCTGCTTCATCGCATCGGTGGTGAAGTACCACAAATCGCGCGGGAAATTGCCGCCGATCCCGCTGGCAAAATCGCTTGGATACGCTGCAGTAGCACCGTTCTGCAGCGCCGGCCAGATGTTGCCTGGGCTGGCGCCCTCCGGCGACAGTGCCTCGCGCGTGTGGTCGGCGTAACGCGCGCCGAAGTCCAGCGAGCTGAGCGCGCCGCCATTGAAGTAGCGGCTGAAATCAAGATTGACCCAGTGCTCCTTGTCCTTGCCCGTCACCTGCTGGTTGCCCCAGGTGCCGAAACCGGTGACGCCGCTCGGGGTGATGTTGCCACCCACGCTCCAATCCACGGGCGCATCAATGCCATGCGTGTTCCAGCTGGCGCCGCCACCATGCGCCAGCGTCACTTCGGCGATGAACTGGCGCTCGGTGGAACCGGTACCGCTGGTGGCGCCCGCCTGGAACCTGGCGTTGAAGTCCTCGTTGATCTGCCAATCGGCATCGAAGGTGACGTAGCTGGACTTGGCCACGGCCTCGCGCGAGATCATGTCGTAAACGGCGTAGTCCTTGTTCGGATCGCCCGCATAGGTGGCGCTGACCAACACCCCATCCTTGACCACATACCCCGGATTGGGCGACTGGCTGGCGGCGAAGTTGCCGCCCCACAGCATGAAGTTGCGGTTGTAGTTGTCGGCTTTCAGCTTCGAACTGAAGCCGTTCAAACCGAGGGTGAGGTTGTCGGCCGGCTTGAACTGCAGCTCGATCAAGCCTCCGGTGCGGTCGCGGGTCTGTTCGAACAAGGTGGAGCCCAACAGGCCAGGGGCCCACACATTGGCCAGGTCCGGATGCGCGAGCGCCGCCACGCTGGTCGGGCTGATCTGGAAGAAGCCGCCCGGAATTTCCTGGGCCTGGCGGCTCAGCGAACGCTTTTGCCTGAACGCCTGCACCATCACGCCGAAGGTGCTGTCGGTGTTGCGATAGTTGAACAGCGCTGCCAGCTGCGGGTCGTTGGCACCGGCATTGTCCGAACGCACCAACCCGGCGCTGCCTTCAAGCGTGAGCTCCTTGGCGAACTCCAGCGGCTTGCGGGTGATGATGTTGACCGTGCCGGTGGTGCCGCCATCCTGCAGCTTGGCTTCCGATGACTTGTGCACTTCCACCGAG contains:
- a CDS encoding beta-N-acetylhexosaminidase, translated to MKTRRAICLPVAAVALCLLTAACRGPVGSAGLQAAAAADAVVQPRLLPQPAQMRLTGGSFVVNAHTPLRAGDGAAVRAVGRQFKAMLGGGLALPLDLAKEGSRTGNIVFALDASRAWASPDAYSIDIDERGVRVYAGDAKGLYYGAVTLAQLLTSGGMTARSVRLPALHIDDAPRFAWRGVMLDSARHVQSVDEIKRLLDAMAQLKLDVFHWHLTDDQGWRFPVPGWPKLTTVGSCRLPAGDGGIDAATGKPAPYCGFYTEAQIREVVAYAAARHIDVVPEVDIPGHATAAIAAYPQLGVSGQPLAVSNEWGVNVNLFNADEATMRFLEDVLAQVARLFPGTFVHIGGDEAVKDQWKASRKMQARIRELGVDGEEGLQAWMVARLERALAARGKRLLGWDEILMGELPPSATVMSWRGIEGGIDAAKKGHDVVMSPSGDLYLDYLQTTSGDEPPGRPATISLEQVYAFEPVPKALDARQATHILGVQANLWTEHMRNAARVQHALFPRIAALAEVAWSPPGRRDYRDFLTRLPAMLPRWSQAGIAYARTPFQPQLAPLASPRAGTVEEAISQPLGYEVRYTTDGNPPNAGSPIYARPLRLALPVTLQAQAYFNGRPLAPPVVREMTSASLLTRSDEELAMCTGQLMLRLEDDGPRLGDRAIFNVDIFNPCWLWKRAPLAAIGAVEVRAGRIPYFFQLAHDEPHRTFKPASTAHGELELHAGCDGPRLASLPMPAQPDPDGFVTLRAPLHDAPADADLCLWFTGDTRPAMWVLDRLTLLPR
- a CDS encoding SixA phosphatase family protein, with the translated sequence MRELILLRHAHAEPPAAGQDDLARALSPTGLDEARAAGDWLREHGLKPDRVLCSPAARTQQTLAALGDLGCGDVREADAIYEASPGTLAELADAHHDARRLLLVGHNPGLEQLAALLHSGQSGDYRGMPPAAIAVLTFAEAAAIEPGAASLSQFWWP
- a CDS encoding EAL domain-containing response regulator, encoding MSLSELQIVVVEDHGFQRRIAVRLLAELGVEHVLEGADGLLALALLRQQGAPPDVVLVDLDMPGMDGIECIGLIAQEHLARAVVVVSALDPALLNTVQTMARAYGLRVLGSVEKPLTRDKLEAVLSRYGESVGEVPESSEADFSTEELANGLRKREVVPWFQPQVEFANGKVVAVEALARWERSDGSVVRPMLFVPVLEREGLAAELTECMLDQGCQWLQHWQREGMRLKLSVNVSPLALADPAAADRYQSIVENHGLLPEDVVLEITESSLMTDAARGLGVLARLRLKGFGLSIDDFGTGYSSLAQLAQVPFTELKIDKEFVFSAHSQPRKRAMVEASLDLARKLHLNTVAEGVETIEDWQLLAELGCTIAQGWLIGRPVPGSELPAAVARWRRPVH
- a CDS encoding TonB-dependent receptor, coding for MQVRKNVLTLSIVAVLGMAGTVHAQDQKPADQRAKDLDAVVVTGIRGAQEKSLDVKREANSHVEVVTAEDVGKLPAHNVADTLQRLPGVNISSSSADEGGFDEADRVSLRGTSPSLTQTLINGHTVGSADWFVLSQGGTVGRSVSYTLLPSELVRSVEVHKSSEAKLQDGGTTGTVNIITRKPLEFAKELTLEGSAGLVRSDNAGANDPQLAALFNYRNTDSTFGVMVQAFRQKRSLSRQAQEIPGGFFQISPTSVAALAHPDLANVWAPGLLGSTLFEQTRDRTGGLIELQFKPADNLTLGLNGFSSKLKADNYNRNFMLWGGNFAASQSPNPGYVVKDGVLVSATYAGDPNKDYAVYDMISREAVAKSSYVTFDADWQINEDFNARFQAGATSGTGSTERQFIAEVTLAHGGGASWNTHGIDAPVDWSVGGNITPSGVTGFGTWGNQQVTGKDKEHWVNLDFSRYFNGGALSSLDFGARYADHTREALSPEGASPGNIWPALQNGATAAYPSDFASGIGGNFPRDLWYFTTDAMKQAILANSTWLSNNDGPTGRHNFGGEWKVGEKNFAAYVQANFEGDRWSGNVGLRYVNIDQDVNTYQSVSNAANADVQSLFGMWKRMYTNNKVSRVLPSANLKFKLTDDLLFRFAASQTQTLPDYSALGASSWGSDLNKTGGGGNPHLKPVLSTNFDASLEWYFMPRGLVSVAAYSMNLKDFVAFGTETQMLFSELTHQLEAYNVAVPVNANGKVTGLELSYEQPIGDNFGINANYTYADGSAAHTWADGSHHLLGTSKNTYNVGAYFENDTFGARVSYTYRSAFLIGLSGANPYYQDDFGTVSASLSYKATDWLSFSLDALNLNNPTYKYYQNAAIPTAFYSNGRQYYLNAHLKF
- a CDS encoding ATP-binding protein, giving the protein MRLDPARLGIRHQLLGLFGAFLLTGFLVLAIDQVGQYYAQRTMAAMQDDVLAGMRNIRQLSNAYEQDVVDTTFRTRNYLISWSQAERVIARAQANSAKEWAALQAMPLDDESRALLQQALLVRPRADAAMANLRQILQQRDILALGRFADRDLYPSVDPLVQRLERIGARGQVRAAALVHAEQLRNVWIGRLRVGLSLLCLVLVVIFGRRILRNGYRGVESLTRLARGMAQHDYTAQPSYLPRGELGEVMDSFLGMREHVRRIEGQLNDQLSRNERVRVALERREQFQRLLLEAAQTAIFAVDDEGVFSQVNPFAEKLLGWPAGSLLGRETLDTILDPEALGALARGLSEAYGHTVLPDWTALRELARHREPPREFALRHKRGRTLPVLLALSAMRDAAGGAVGLLAVATDLTHLKRLERALRDSEARAREANHAKSAFLAAMSHEIRTPMIGVTGMIEVLGHTRLDGEQRRSLNIIQASAETLLRIIGDILDFSKIEAGKMELEPMPTALADLLRSVVANYAGSASSKGLALTCEIDPQLAPAHVADPVRLRQVIGNFLSNAIKFTERGGVVAAVDVVRHDPGDGALGSDALVLRVTDTGIGISARAQARLFQPFAQAEADTTRRFGGTGLGLAISRRIAELMGGSIEMDSTPGKGTSMRLQVTLQRAPENALPDRLSPGKQMPGFVPRRLPSVADAERERSLVLLVDDHATNRQVIQRQLALAGYASETAEDGMEGLQRWRSGRYALLLSDVHMPRLDGYQLARAIREEEGRAGLPRTPIVALTASALKGEAERCLAAGMDDYLTKPVSIASLGASLQRWLPHTAGDGGMSVEDGALLQVANNAQSTASETAPELGGGVDGAILDENILGPLTGNDPEQTRLLLEDFLGSTRSDLAELEHLREAGNLPELTRQAHKMKGAAKIVGAEQLATAAAALEAAGRSGDWSAVLPLATDIQTASARLLQHVARRFPG